ctcaccactgacacctggacgagtgcgttcggccagggtcgatacatctcccttaccgcgcactgggtgaaccttgtggagcctggcagcgattcctcacctgctacggcgcgggtgttgcccacgccgcaaacagctggataacaacagcagcacctagctctctgactccttctcctccaacgcatctcaaagctgtacctcatccggaaatgctaacccagcaccagcagcagtaggatcgtggaagcagtgcagcacagctgttggcatgcgtcagcaagcgttgctgaagctgatctgccttggggataagcagcacacaggggaggaaatttggaggggaataaaggaacagacggatttgtggctggcaccgctggacctgaaaccgggcatgaagctagacacctggcacgaactggcaatgtacgcaatagaggtgctggcttgcccggcagccagcgttatgtcggaacgctgtttcagtgctgccggaggcatcatcacagatcggcgtatccgcctctccacagaaaatgcagaccgtctgactcaaattaaaatgaatcaatcctggattggaaacgactacgcaacactcctggaccccaaccaagtaacatgaccgatgaacatctgggatggtttagcgtttccggtccctgtttattgaacctctcatctgtattacatttatgactgcatggcggcaaaaagcattgctgctatatccgcacgctttttgtcctcatgcaaggcctgggttgttgtgtctcacaaagcgtggccttctcctcctgcgcctcctcctgttccatcacgtgtgctgctgctgctgctgggttagcgttgccgcgtggtccctgtttattgaacctcttatctttattacatttatgactacatggcggtacaaagcatgctatccgcacgctttttgtcctcatgcaaggcctgggttgttgtgtctcacaaagcgtggccttctcctcctgcgcctcctcctgcgcctcctcctgttccatcacgtgtgctgctgctgctgctgctgggttagcgttgccgcgtggtccctgtttattgaacctcttatctttattacatttatgactacatggcggtacaaagcatgctatccgcacgctttttgtcctcatgcaaggcctgggttgttgtgtctcacaaagcgtggccttctcctcctgcgcctcctcctgttccatcacgtgtgctgctgctgctgctgctgctgggttagcgttgccgcatggtccctgtttattgaacctcttatctttattacatttatgactacatggcggtacaaagcatgctatccgcacgctttttgtcctcatgcaaggcctgggttgttgtgtctcacaaagcgtggccttctcctcctgcgcctcctcctgttccatcacgtgtgctgctgctgctgctgctgctgggttaccgttgccggtccctgtttatggaacctcttatctttattacatttatgactacatggcggtacaaagcatgctatccgcacgctttttgtcctcatgcaaggcctgggttgttgtgtctcacaaagcgtggccttctcctcctgcgcctcctcctgttccatcacgtgtgctgctgctgggttagcgttgccgcgtggtccctgtttattgaaccacttatctttattacatttatgactgcatggtggtacaaagcatgctatccgcacgctgcttgtcctcatgcaaggcctgggttgttgtgtctcaaagcgtggccttctcctcctgcgccaccctcctcctgttccatcacgtgtgctgctgctgggttagcattaccggtcccttttcctggaacctcttatatgtattacatttatgactgcatgccgacaaaaagcatgttacctgtgcaaagaaaacagacatttcccgcatttaaaagacagttttccctttgaaactttaaaatcgattttctcaaaaactataagctctttttgctaaatttttttttcctcttgtacccactcccaaggtgcacataccctgtaaatttggggtatgtagcatgtaaggaggctttacaaaccacaaaagttcgggtccccattgacttccattatgttcggagttcgggtcgaacacccgaacatcgcggccatgttcggcctgttcggcccgaacccgaacatctagatgttcgcccaacactactgtcagacttgtcagcctgtgtctggaaggctgccaagttcttcagtgttgtggttctgctatgaagggggacttccaggcccctctctgcacactgcctgtgtattatttagattagagcagcttttctcttctctcttatcttttacaagctggataaatcgtcctctgagctggctgggctttcacatactgaagaattacagacaagggcaaagctgtttgcaggaagaaaagagcagcctgaaacttcagtgcatgagagcagaaggggaaaagaaacacacaaatgatctcttgagattcaaaaggaagggtgtatacagcctgcttgtgtatggatgtattttctatgtgtggacatactgtacatcaacctgcttcctgttttggtggccattttgtttgtttataaacaaactttttaaaactgtttttaaccacttttaatgcggcggggagcggcgaaattgtgacagagggtaataggagatgtcccctaacacattggtatgtttacttttgtgcgattttaacaatacagattctctttaatgattgaaatctatgccctgttttgatggctatctggctgccaatATACCAGTGCCACGTGTTCTTGTCGCTTTCATCGCTCTCGACGATCTCGCCTGTCTCCCACCGCAGCTAACTTGTTCTGCcgtctctataatggcagagccctgtgagtttgtcaggagccgatttcattgactcctgaccctgtctatcaacataAGCGGCTCcccttggcttacattgataggcagggtcaggagccaatgaaagcagctcctgactggctaacaggaactctgccatcacaGAGACCCAGGTTTCCGATGTGCAACGGTGATGGCAATTGTGGTGGGTATGTGCGGAGATTCATCAGTATTCATCGTTATTCTGctgtttcttgtaccagcgggctctggtccataagggggcagagaccgctggtacttaaagcggaatataacccagcatttgttctttgctctaaaaaaaataatttacagcatATGCAActagcatttattttattttttactaaacCAACATtcgaaagggttacacacagagcttgaaagttcagtgcattgaaatctggatgcatccgaagttgtagataatgttatcttgtgtttacttaaatgtatcaagtgaggaatgtgacacattctctgactgtgcagaagctgctggagagagagagacactgaaagcatgtctgccttcaatacataatgaataaaaccagttattaataaaatgtaaagtcagctcacaaagcacaaaactgtacttttggtaatctataatttctaaatgaataataatacttatgcacaaatgcaaatacgataaccgtatggcatataaaaagtaggaaaacatgtttttattgaatattatgtcagggttttaaactgctttaaagaagaactccagtgaaaataatgtaataaaaaagtgcttcatttttacaataattatgtataaatgatttaatcagtgtttacccattgtaaaacattttaaatacctgatttacattctgacatttattacatggtgacatttactgttggcaggtgatgtaactgctgcttgctgttttggcagttggaaacaactgtaaacagctattgcccacaatgcaacaaggttcacagacaggaaactgccaggagtaccacggtcctcagagtttcttgtgggaggggtttcactacaatagcagtcatacagcgccccctgatggtctgtttgtgaaaaggaatagatttctcatgtaaaagggggtatcagctactgattgggataaagttaaattcttggtcggagtttctctataAGTGGTTAATTACCTCAAATCCTACCCTGAGTAAAGGTAATTAGCCTTTTATTCGCATGAGCTGAGTTCCAGTAAGAAATACATTTTGACATATTGTCAGTAATCAGTTGGAAGCTAGAATACTGTCAATGTTTTTACCATAACCTCCAtattgcttttatttatttattcatttatgtatttatttatatttatcaaaatctaaatattgatttttttataGCAGTTTGAATCTCCTGATTTTTCAAACTATATATAATCGGGTTAAATAATGGGGTCACTAAAATGTACAGTAAGGACAGAACTTTGCTTACACTCGGAGAATGCCCCCTCAAGGGAAACAAGTAAACACTAATCAGAGTCCCGTAATAGatgaacacaacagccaggtgaGAACTGCAAGTGGAGAAGGCTTTCTGACGTGTGTCACTTGAAGTTATCCGAATGATGGCAATGGATATGAATACGTAAGTTGCTACAATGAAAATAAATGGGAACACTATCACCGGGACTGAAAATATGAAGGCCTGAGTTTCCACCATTGTCGTGTCAGAACAAGAAAGCTCTAATAAAGGAGCCAAGTCACAGAAAAAGTGGTCTATCACACTTGGTCCACAAAACTGAAGTTTATTAACAAGAAGAGTGATCAACAAAGTTACCATAAGCCCAGTTAGACAAGACCAAACCACTAGTTTAAGCTGAAGCTTGAGGTCCATGATagaaatgtatctcaatgggttaCAGATGGCCAAGTAGCGGTCATAGGACATCACGCTAAGGAGAAAGCACTCAGAATTGGTGGAGGCCGAAAAAATATAAAACTGAGCCAAACAGGAAGAGAAAGGCATGAAGTCACCTTCTTTCATGAGTATGGTAAGCATTTTGGGCACGATGTTGGTGGTGGAAATAACTTCAgaagaagacagaaggctgaggaaGAGGAACATTGGGTTGTGAAGCTGGTGGTGAACTGATACCAACCAGACAATCAAAATGTTCCCCGATAATGTAACAAtgtaaatgaggaaaaaaattataaaaagcaAAATCTTGAGATGATGAATGTTCTGAAAACCTAGGAGCAGGACTTCCGAAATCCTTGTCAGGTTATGATGGTCATACATTCTACGAGAGAGGTAATTTTACTGACTCTATAGCAATAGCTTTTCATTCATGTTCATTCATTTTCTTATATGCTTTCAGCATCCAGATACAATTTGTGTGTAGAATGTGGAAGGAAGCTATGATATTATCAATAATCTGCTCACTGTCTCGTTTTTTTATGTCCTTTATATTTTCTATGGCCAAACACTTGCCCTTAATGTAAAAGTATTTTTGTTATATGGTcagtaaataatttatataatctCTACATAATTATTTACAGCAAACCTTATGTCATCTTGCATATAATTTTGTGTATGCAAAACAAAGCCATTCCACAGCAAAGTATTCCAAACAGAAATAATATTGGAGTGGAAAACAAATGTGAGATGGGAGTAGAAAAAAACTGTGAGATGGGAGTGGGAAAAACTGAGATGGAAGTGGCATAAACTGTGCGATGGGAGTGGAAAATACTGTGAGATGAGAGTGGGAAAGattgtgagtagagatggcccaaacctccaattttaggttcgtgaacctccgcaaacgtttgcgaacttcgaatttccgcgaaccgcaatagacttcaatggagaggtgaactttgaaaacgagaaacatttatgctggccacaaaagtgatggaaaagatgtttcaaggggtctaacatctgagtttttgcatggatgagtgggatagatgccaaaagtcccggggaaaaatctggatttgatgcaaagcagtgttttaagggcagaaatcacattgcatgctaaatcggaggcctaaagtgctttaaaacatcttgcatgtgtatacatcaatcagggagtgtaattagagttctgcttcacaccgacacacgaaactcactgtgtaacgcatcgcaaacagctgtgtagacacagagtgcaggcgatagcagttttcaaacccatatggttgccaggctgaggtagctcaatgacagaacaacagtgattgtctagCTGATCGATTggtatgtccacaatgaagcaaccaccttattatctttggtgtgccaaactcccccccccagaaactcatatagccggcggtcattgcttcattgtgatacgcaagccccgtcTCTGCGGCAAAGTAACGATCACgaaagggaattgacacatgtacatgcctttttttattttctcaaatagtttttattaatttttaaagaTAACAGTACAACGTTATTCACAGGCTTACAGAAACAATTATTTATCTGAGGCAAATCAATAAGCGGTAACAGTGTCATAATAAATGTGAACAGTGTCAACAGACTGCGGGTGGTCGTCTCTGTAAGCTGTGAGCCAGAGCTTCCTCTGCGGGTTAGGAGTGGGTAGTAAGATAGGCCTTGATAAGGAGATTCGTTCTCACCCTTGATATCTATTGTCAAGAAAGGGGGGTGCTTTGTATGTCTCTCTACAGGGGCATAGTGCTATCTGCCTGTAGTGGACATAGGGTGATGTATCCTCATTGGTGTTGGCGTATGCAGAAAGGGGGAGTACCTCAACACCTCGTTATAATTTGGATGGGCTGTTGGGTTGATACAATCTCGAGAGGAGAGTCTGGCTGTTGTTGGGTATACAGAACAGGGAAAGGTGTTCTCCCTGAGAGGGAATATAGCTTACTGCGCTTGTAAACTTGAGAAACAGGTAAAGAATAATAAAAAGGTAAAGAATAATAAAAAGAAAGGTAAAGTAACAGGGAAACTCATACCTCCTAAATCATATTGTTTTCCTTATGAATTTATGTTTTTGTAAATGTGTTCTAGTTTGAGGTTATTGTCTTTTGTTGCCAAAATAAGTGTGAGGGTGGGGACTGTGGTGGAGCCCCAATTCTGTAGAATTGTTTGTCTGGCTGCACACAGTAGATTAGTTATTTCTTTATGGCGTGTTGTGGGAAACTCTGTCAGGCCTGTATGTAGCATAGCAAGTTGGGGGGTAAGGACACAAGAGGAATGTGTTATCTGTTTATTTGGCGATTAATGGCAGACCAAAGTTGGGAGATACTTGGGCAGTCCCAAAGGATATGTTCTAAATGtagcgatcggtgtcagcaaccagagagagaatctgatccttggcgatccgcagtatccccaagaatacagatatacccgattattgaggatctgcggaatcgtcaataatcagatatgtctaacctctagacacctgagagagtgtaagtgttttatgcaacagtaataactttgagtgaagaccaccaggagagctggcggcctaagactcctgaggaatgcacccctgactgtgggtgatattcctatagcctgtggacccctgggcgagggaccgagactgggttgcaggaagccctgctgctaatatgaaaggttttgccctgaactgggctaacgtaacacagtaatagcacaatcctagtctggggtgtgaggtccgtagtcacaacaccctggaactagtctggagcataacataaatgataatacaattccctagtcttgggtgtgagttccgtgatcttcaacaccctggaactagtctggagtataacataaatgataatacaattccctagtcttgggtgtgagttccgtgatcatcaacaccctggaactagtctggaatataacacaaagacaatgcagttccctaatcttaggtgtgagggccttgatctcaacacccaggaactatgctagagaatacacagaagatacacagtattcctagtctggggtgtgagggccttgatctcaacaccctggaactggtctaacaaataatacaattcaattagtactttaagttatcaacagaatctggctaagtgtgaattcccaggtccacctagttcaaacacactgtaaggatctgactatggtctgagtgccttcacgtaagtgttagcaatggcagacaaccagcaactgacaagcagcagaatatatagttgctggactctgccgccccgcctgagccattcagccaatcatgagtcctgcaggaatcagctgatcttcctgatcagctgacacttcccctgctggtataaaagtcctgagttcaggcccgcgcgcgcgtagctctccatctgcctatgtgcactaacagacccagccacaccaagcgcacgctgctgcatgcaaaccaccgcgttggacgcggaaacagccgctttgccgtcaggacatgcggcggcttttccgcattccaccatactacctgacgcgtgtctat
This DNA window, taken from Hyperolius riggenbachi isolate aHypRig1 chromosome 3, aHypRig1.pri, whole genome shotgun sequence, encodes the following:
- the LOC137561955 gene encoding olfactory receptor 11L1-like, whose product is MYDHHNLTRISEVLLLGFQNIHHLKILLFIIFFLIYIVTLSGNILIVWLVSVHHQLHNPMFLFLSLLSSSEVISTTNIVPKMLTILMKEGDFMPFSSCLAQFYIFSASTNSECFLLSVMSYDRYLAICNPLRYISIMDLKLQLKLVVWSCLTGLMVTLLITLLVNKLQFCGPSVIDHFFCDLAPLLELSCSDTTMVETQAFIFSVPVIVFPFIFIVATYVFISIAIIRITSSDTRQKAFSTCSSHLAVVFIYYGTLISVYLFPLRGHSPSVSKVLSLLYILVTPLFNPIIYSLKNQEIQTAIKKSIFRF